In Caballeronia sp. SBC1, the DNA window TCCGCATATCCGACGTTCAGGACTCCGGCATTGATCTGCTTGATCTCGCCGAACGATGCATTTGACGTTGCGGTATCCGCGCTTGCAGCTGTGAATTTCCGGCATATAGGCGCCATTTCGTTTTCGGCGTAATGGCGCCACCCAGGTGACGTGCAACGAGGGTTCGAACTTTCATTGATCGGCTAGACTGCCGGCCTTTTGCCGGGAGAGGCCGTGGCCAATCGGAGGTTCGAGATGTACCAATACCGACAGATCCTGGTGCGCATGCGCCGAGGCGACTCTGACCGGGATATCGCACGATCGAAGACCATGGGGCGCAAGAAGATTGCGCAGGTGCGGGAGATTGCCGCGAAGAACGGATGGTTGGTGCGTGAAGCGGCTTTACCCGACGAACACGTAATGGCCACTTTCCTGGATCGCAAAGAGGCGCCGCTACCATCGAGTTGCGTCTCAACCTTGGAACCGTGGCGCGAGCAGATCACCAAGTGGCGAGCAACCGGCGTTCAATGCACAACGATCCACGCCACGCTCGTTCGCAACCACGGATACAGCGGCAGCTATTCGTCGGTCTATCGTTTCCTTCTGCATATAGACGCTTCGCACACGCCCGACGTGCCGCTGCGCCTGGAGTTCAAGCCGACCGAGTAATCGCAAGCTTGCGATTACTCGGCTAATGGGAAGCGCCTCGTTATAAGAAGGAAATGGCCTACCTCCCGGATTCTGCTGGCTGGTAGGCCGCACGACCTTCTCATTATGGGCGCGTGCTTTTCACAGAGAGTCGAGCCAGGTCAGCAACTCCGGATTCCGCTTCCATCGCGGCGGCCGACCGGGCTTCGTTGATGGGTCGATCTGTTCGAGCGCCTTTCGCTTGGTATCCAAATTGGCGCGAGCATAGTGATTGGTCGTGTCCAGTCGCACGTGCCCGAGGTAGCTACGGATCACCGACACGTCGACACCGGCAGCGACGAGCTGAACTCCGACACTGTGACGCCACGTGTGCGGTGTGATTCGCTTTGCCGCGAGCGATGGCACGTGCTGCGAAGCTGACTGAACGTACTGCTTGAGCTTGAAGCGAACCCCGGCTGCACCGAGCGGCTGGCCGTATCGATTGACGAAGATGGGCTCGTCATCCGAACGCGGTTGTCGCCTCAGCAGCGCCTTGATTATGTCCACCGTTTCCGGCCACAGGGGGCAGATGCGACTCCTGCGGCCCTTGCCGAGCAGCTCAACTTGCGCGGGGGATTCAAAGCGGATGGCCCGTGGGCACACATCCAGTGCCTCCTGGATTCGTGCTCCCGTGTTGTACAGGAACGCTAGCAACGCGTGATCCCTCTGTCCTTCCGGGCTCGATTGGTCGGGTTCTCGAAGGACCGCGGCGATTTCGTCGGCATCCATGTAGCACATGGTAGGCCGGGATCTCTTCTTGACCGGGATATATGCGATCTCTGCGCATTGCGCGATTGCCAGCGGCTCGCGATGGGCGACGAAGGTAAAGGAGCTATGGATAGCGGCAAGTCGACAGTTGCGCGTGCCGATGGACACCTTCCTGTCCTTCTCCAGATAGTCGAGGAACTCGATCACGTCGCTGGCCTGCAGGTCCGCGAGCGACAGTTGCGCGATCTCCCGTCGCCTCCGGCTGGCTGCAAATTGAAGGAACATCTTCCACGTGTCGCGATATGACCATACCGTATGATGGGAGAGATTCCTCTGCTTGCCCATCCATTCATGAAAGAATGCGTGCAACAAAGAGGCGAGTGAATTCGGTTTCATAGCACACCATCCTTCGTCTGGAGAGCTGCTGCGCCATTCCTACGGAAGCGCTCGCCGGCTTCCTGCAGTAATTCTGGTGTGATGTTCAGATAGACTAGTGTCGAGCGGATGTCTTTGTGTCCGAGGTACGTTGCGAGATAGGGAAGCCTGGATTGCGGGTTGATTCCCGACTTGTACCAGTCGCGCATCCGATGGCCTACCATCGTATGTCGCAGATCGTGAACTCGCGGCCCGACCGCTCCGTGCGCGGGTTTGATGTTCGCACGTCGCAGAACATCCGTAGGAACAAGCCGTATGCCGCCCACTGTGTAGCCGCAGTTTCGCTGTGGACTCCAGAACAGTGGGCTCTCAGGATTCGTTGGAGTGCCGGCTTGCTCACGCATGTCCAGATAGTGCTGGAGCACTGTCATGACTCCAGGGGCCAGAGGCAAGCGACGTCGCTTGAAGAACTTCGTCGCCCGGATCTCGAGAGT includes these proteins:
- a CDS encoding tyrosine-type recombinase/integrase, producing MKPNSLASLLHAFFHEWMGKQRNLSHHTVWSYRDTWKMFLQFAASRRRREIAQLSLADLQASDVIEFLDYLEKDRKVSIGTRNCRLAAIHSSFTFVAHREPLAIAQCAEIAYIPVKKRSRPTMCYMDADEIAAVLREPDQSSPEGQRDHALLAFLYNTGARIQEALDVCPRAIRFESPAQVELLGKGRRSRICPLWPETVDIIKALLRRQPRSDDEPIFVNRYGQPLGAAGVRFKLKQYVQSASQHVPSLAAKRITPHTWRHSVGVQLVAAGVDVSVIRSYLGHVRLDTTNHYARANLDTKRKALEQIDPSTKPGRPPRWKRNPELLTWLDSL